One part of the Ictidomys tridecemlineatus isolate mIctTri1 chromosome 13, mIctTri1.hap1, whole genome shotgun sequence genome encodes these proteins:
- the LOC144369959 gene encoding stannin-like: MSIMDHSLTTGVVTVIVILIAIAALGALILGCWCYLQLQHISQSEESIVGDGETKEPFLLVQYSAKGPCVERKAKLMTSSGPEVHG; the protein is encoded by the coding sequence ATGTCTATCATGGATCACAGCCTCACCACAGGCGTGGTCACGGTCATTGTCATCCTCATCGCCATTGCTGCACTGGGGGCCTTGATCCTGGGCTGCTGGTGCTACCTGCAGCTACAGCACATCAGCCAGTCGGAGGAGAGCATTGTGGGCGATGGCGAGACCAAGGAGCCCTTCCTGCTGGTGCAGTACTCGGCCAAGGGACCGTGTGTGGAGAGGAAGGCCAAGCTGATGACCTCCAGCGGCCCAGAGGTGCACGGCTGA